One segment of Oscillospiraceae bacterium MB08-C2-2 DNA contains the following:
- a CDS encoding ABC transporter ATP-binding protein: MTEIQKPVTGRLLSVMSAQWPKILMALLCAVVSSLSAIFATLYLGYAIDAMVGQGDVDFPGLHRIILILGGLYLAGALFQWFVSVLANQIAHGTSQTLRHLTFEKLGRLPLSFFDQTSRGDLVSRFTNDLDSVSLALSLSIVSLFTGAVVVVTSLIFMLSLNVQITLVILLCTPVIFLVAWIISRFTQETYRRQQAVVGELSGFVSEIVGNQRLVTAFGYESRSVERFEAITARLKVTGTKAHFASALFNPITRFVDHLTYLLVGVVGGLIALGGVSVGTVSSFLIYSAQFAKPFNEISGVLGNIQTAFASLRRIFEILDTPEESAEAPNMPELGHPQGAVEFRNVDFSYSSSRPLIQDLNLKVTPGSLVAIVGPTGAGKTTIVNLLMRFYELNKGALLIDGRNVSGVTRNSLRRSFGMVLQDTWLFEGTIRDNIAYGKPNATQQEVEEAARFAHAHSFIKRLPQQYDTMLTQDGGNLSQGQKQLLTIARVMLTNPAMLILDEATSSIDTLTEIRIQKAFLKMMEGRTSFVIAHRLSTITSADVILVLDKGKIIETGTHNELLEKGGFYAQLYASQFQ, from the coding sequence ATGACTGAAATTCAAAAGCCTGTAACCGGCCGCCTGCTTTCGGTAATGTCGGCCCAATGGCCGAAAATACTCATGGCCTTGCTCTGCGCTGTTGTTTCCAGCCTGAGCGCCATTTTTGCAACGCTGTATCTTGGTTATGCCATAGATGCTATGGTTGGCCAGGGGGATGTGGATTTTCCCGGACTTCACCGTATTATTTTGATTCTGGGGGGGCTGTATCTGGCGGGTGCCCTGTTCCAGTGGTTTGTATCGGTGCTGGCCAACCAGATCGCTCATGGCACTTCCCAGACCCTACGCCATTTGACCTTTGAAAAATTAGGCCGTCTTCCCCTTTCCTTCTTTGATCAAACCTCCCGGGGAGATTTGGTCAGCCGGTTCACCAACGATCTGGATAGTGTATCACTTGCACTTTCTCTGAGCATTGTCAGCCTCTTTACCGGGGCTGTCGTGGTGGTTACCTCTCTCATTTTTATGCTCAGCCTTAATGTACAAATAACCTTGGTGATTTTGCTTTGTACCCCCGTGATTTTTCTGGTGGCGTGGATTATTTCCCGCTTCACGCAGGAAACCTACCGCCGCCAGCAGGCTGTCGTGGGTGAGCTTTCCGGGTTTGTCTCTGAGATTGTGGGCAATCAGCGCCTGGTCACCGCCTTTGGCTACGAGAGCCGAAGTGTAGAGCGGTTCGAAGCCATTACAGCCCGGCTCAAGGTCACCGGTACCAAAGCGCACTTCGCGTCGGCTCTGTTTAACCCCATCACTCGATTTGTAGACCATTTAACCTATCTGCTGGTGGGTGTAGTTGGCGGCCTAATTGCTTTGGGCGGTGTCAGCGTAGGAACCGTTTCCAGCTTTTTGATCTATTCGGCTCAGTTTGCCAAGCCCTTTAATGAAATTTCCGGTGTGCTGGGCAATATCCAAACTGCATTTGCCTCTCTGCGGCGCATCTTTGAAATTCTCGATACCCCTGAGGAATCGGCGGAAGCCCCCAATATGCCGGAGCTGGGTCATCCTCAAGGTGCTGTGGAATTCAGGAATGTGGATTTTTCCTACAGTTCCAGCCGCCCTCTTATTCAGGATTTGAATCTCAAGGTCACTCCCGGCAGTCTGGTTGCCATTGTGGGACCCACCGGAGCGGGTAAAACCACCATCGTTAACCTGCTGATGCGGTTTTATGAGCTGAACAAGGGTGCCCTGCTGATTGACGGCCGCAATGTTTCCGGCGTGACTCGAAACAGCCTGCGCCGTAGTTTCGGTATGGTTTTGCAGGACACTTGGCTGTTTGAAGGAACCATCCGGGATAATATTGCTTATGGTAAACCCAACGCGACCCAACAGGAAGTAGAGGAGGCGGCTCGCTTTGCCCACGCCCATTCCTTTATCAAGCGTTTGCCCCAGCAGTATGATACCATGCTCACACAGGATGGCGGCAATCTTTCGCAGGGCCAAAAGCAGCTTCTTACCATAGCCCGAGTGATGCTCACCAATCCGGCCATGCTGATTCTGGATGAAGCCACCAGCTCCATTGATACCCTTACCGAAATCCGCATCCAGAAAGCTTTCCTAAAAATGATGGAGGGCCGCACCAGCTTTGTCATCGCCCACCGTCTTTCTACCATCACCTCTGCGGATGTAATTCTGGTGCTGGATAAGGGTAAAATCATCGAGACCGGAACCCATAACGAGCTGCTGGAAAAAGGCGGTTTCTATGCCCAGCTTTATGCCAGCCAGTTTCAATAA
- a CDS encoding helix-turn-helix transcriptional regulator — protein sequence MYEINNEQFGSFVAELRKQKSFTQKELAQRLFVSDKAVSKWERGLSMPDISLLMPLADLLGVTIAELLSGQHISQPEVLDAQTVEKLVAGTIGLSVKEQQKRRRHRRQSRKAYLTCGVIAVLECVLLLLLGYSPEELMKDVFLVESLSLLFGGWFCLWVKDILPAYYDENKISSYSDGVFRMNLAGVYFNNSNWPYILKAGRRWVLGVMVIFPFLYAVVKSLFPTVWEAGQLFFVLTACLGCFVPMILAAKRHG from the coding sequence ATGTATGAAATCAACAATGAGCAGTTCGGCAGCTTTGTGGCTGAGCTGAGAAAGCAAAAGAGCTTTACCCAAAAAGAGTTGGCCCAAAGATTGTTTGTTTCGGATAAGGCGGTCAGTAAATGGGAACGAGGGCTGAGTATGCCGGACATTTCGCTGCTTATGCCTCTGGCGGATTTGCTGGGGGTAACCATCGCGGAACTGCTGAGTGGTCAGCATATTTCCCAGCCGGAGGTGCTGGATGCACAGACGGTGGAAAAGCTGGTTGCCGGAACCATCGGTCTTTCTGTAAAAGAGCAGCAGAAGCGCAGGCGGCACCGCCGACAAAGCCGAAAGGCTTATCTGACATGTGGGGTTATAGCGGTTTTGGAATGTGTGCTGCTTTTATTGCTGGGATATTCTCCGGAAGAACTGATGAAAGATGTATTTCTGGTTGAATCGTTGAGCCTTTTATTTGGAGGCTGGTTTTGTTTATGGGTTAAGGATATCCTCCCGGCTTATTATGATGAAAATAAAATCAGCAGCTACAGCGATGGTGTTTTCAGGATGAATCTGGCAGGGGTATATTTTAACAACAGCAACTGGCCATATATTCTAAAAGCCGGCCGCCGATGGGTTCTAGGGGTTATGGTGATATTCCCTTTCTTGTATGCAGTTGTAAAGAGCCTCTTTCCCACTGTCTGGGAAGCAGGACAGCTCTTTTTTGTTTTAACTGCCTGCCTCGGCTGTTTTGTTCCCATGATACTGGCTGCCAAGCGGCATGGCTGA
- a CDS encoding GH25 family lysozyme — protein MTQIKQPRLAAAGLLLAIALVVTLPANMFSAMSKALAKGMNTGGTSSDLHAAVTIKTQEAADNIENGIKGIDVSEYQGSINWDQVKENGINFALIRASVGTTSDKTFRQNAKNAHQAGVLVGAYHYATFTSTSTAVEQAEFFLSHLDGLDITYPVVLDLENNRGNLSKAKLTQAAKAFMETVKDAGYTVMLYSYENYFHSYLDMSKLQDYPIWAANYIQQPSQVDHKIWQHTSYGSVSGISGRVDINIAYEDLRLRKKIVVDKEKSDLVKQYLNTTYKSQLAMDQLVMADVKQALVKGFQTELNALLNAKLAVDGELYSGAVQTLEEMVWSEKYNTPKMISLMQSALFYKGLYPYQLTGVMDDNTIQAVKDFQKNNGLDQTGNVDCWELELLFQ, from the coding sequence ATGACACAAATTAAGCAGCCCCGGCTTGCAGCAGCGGGTCTGTTGTTGGCCATCGCTCTAGTTGTGACCCTGCCTGCCAATATGTTCTCTGCAATGAGCAAAGCATTGGCTAAGGGAATGAACACAGGCGGTACATCAAGCGACTTACATGCGGCGGTCACCATCAAAACGCAGGAGGCCGCAGACAATATAGAAAACGGCATCAAGGGCATTGATGTCTCTGAATATCAGGGAAGCATCAATTGGGATCAGGTTAAGGAAAATGGTATCAATTTTGCTCTGATTCGGGCTTCAGTTGGAACCACTTCCGATAAAACCTTCCGTCAGAATGCCAAAAACGCTCATCAGGCAGGTGTTTTGGTAGGAGCTTATCATTATGCTACCTTTACCAGCACATCTACTGCCGTGGAGCAGGCCGAATTTTTCCTCAGCCATCTGGATGGTCTGGATATTACATACCCTGTTGTGCTGGATTTGGAAAACAACCGGGGCAATCTTTCCAAGGCCAAGTTGACACAGGCAGCCAAAGCCTTTATGGAAACTGTGAAGGATGCAGGCTATACCGTTATGCTTTACAGCTATGAAAACTATTTCCACTCTTATCTGGATATGAGCAAGCTGCAGGATTATCCTATCTGGGCGGCCAATTACATTCAGCAGCCCTCTCAGGTTGATCACAAAATCTGGCAGCATACCTCTTATGGTTCGGTCAGCGGCATCAGTGGCCGGGTGGACATCAACATCGCCTATGAGGATTTGCGTCTGCGTAAGAAAATTGTGGTGGATAAGGAAAAATCCGATCTGGTCAAACAGTATCTCAACACCACCTATAAAAGCCAGCTTGCTATGGATCAGCTGGTGATGGCGGATGTAAAGCAGGCGTTGGTCAAGGGCTTCCAGACCGAGCTGAATGCTTTATTGAATGCCAAGCTGGCCGTGGATGGGGAGCTTTATTCGGGTGCGGTTCAGACTTTGGAAGAGATGGTCTGGAGCGAAAAATACAACACCCCGAAAATGATTAGTTTAATGCAGTCTGCCTTGTTCTATAAGGGACTTTACCCCTATCAGCTAACCGGTGTGATGGATGATAACACCATTCAGGCGGTTAAGGATTTCCAGAAGAACAACGGTCTGGATCAAACCGGCAATGTGGATTGCTGGGAACTGGAATTACTCTTCCAGTAA
- a CDS encoding NAD(P)/FAD-dependent oxidoreductase, whose translation MVARYDVAIIGSGPAGLEAAVNLKIRNKSVLLVGPKNLSSKIQIAPQINNYLGFPHISGAELRERFQEHLTAMGIEVTPERITTILPMGDYYMLAGTHSTFEAVSLILATGIAPTRTFPGEESFLGRGVGYCATCDAPLYKNKVVTIVGYNEEAVHEANYVAELASKVYYIPVGKVKGTLSDSVELVEDLLVEIAGENKVTHAILKKQQLDTDAVFILRDSIAPGQLLPGIEQQDGFIKVDANMATNLPGCFAAGDCTGKPHQYMRAAGQGQIAGLNAAAYIDTMNQQKKG comes from the coding sequence CTGGTGGCACGATATGATGTAGCAATAATCGGCAGCGGGCCTGCGGGCCTAGAGGCTGCTGTTAATCTAAAAATCCGCAATAAAAGTGTGCTGTTGGTGGGGCCAAAAAACCTCAGCAGCAAGATTCAAATTGCGCCTCAAATCAATAACTATCTGGGTTTTCCCCATATTTCCGGTGCAGAGCTTAGGGAGCGCTTTCAAGAACATTTGACTGCTATGGGAATTGAGGTCACTCCCGAACGAATCACCACCATCCTCCCTATGGGGGATTACTATATGCTGGCTGGCACACACAGCACCTTCGAGGCTGTGTCTTTGATTTTAGCCACCGGCATTGCTCCCACACGCACCTTTCCCGGTGAAGAAAGCTTTCTCGGCCGGGGTGTGGGCTACTGCGCCACCTGCGATGCTCCCCTTTATAAAAACAAGGTGGTAACCATTGTGGGCTACAATGAAGAAGCTGTGCATGAGGCGAATTATGTGGCTGAGCTGGCCTCTAAGGTTTATTACATCCCCGTGGGAAAGGTCAAGGGTACTCTTTCCGATTCGGTGGAGCTGGTGGAAGATTTGCTGGTGGAAATCGCCGGAGAAAACAAGGTTACCCATGCGATTTTAAAAAAGCAGCAGCTGGATACAGACGCGGTTTTTATCCTGCGGGACAGCATTGCCCCCGGTCAGCTCCTTCCCGGAATTGAACAGCAGGATGGTTTTATAAAGGTAGACGCCAATATGGCAACCAATCTTCCCGGCTGCTTTGCTGCCGGAGACTGCACAGGTAAGCCCCATCAATACATGCGTGCCGCCGGGCAGGGACAGATTGCCGGTTTGAATGCCGCTGCCTATATAGACACAATGAATCAACAAAAGAAAGGCTGA
- the trxA gene encoding thioredoxin, which yields MLIHLDENTFNDAINSDTPILVDFWAGWCMPCKMLAPVLDDLAQELDGTVDIGKVDIDQCPALATQYEVASIPTLILFSQGKILSTLVGVRPKDQIKEALENALSPLV from the coding sequence ATGCTCATCCATCTCGACGAAAACACTTTTAACGATGCCATTAACAGTGACACCCCTATTTTGGTGGATTTCTGGGCAGGCTGGTGTATGCCCTGCAAAATGCTGGCTCCTGTTCTGGATGACCTAGCTCAAGAACTGGATGGTACCGTGGATATTGGTAAAGTGGATATTGACCAGTGCCCTGCCCTTGCCACCCAGTATGAAGTAGCCAGCATCCCCACCCTGATTCTGTTTTCTCAGGGTAAAATTCTCAGTACACTGGTTGGTGTAAGACCTAAGGATCAAATCAAGGAAGCTCTGGAAAATGCATTGAGCCCTTTGGTGTAA
- a CDS encoding hemolysin family protein: protein MEPDGSIWGYILLLAVLILCNAFFAMSEIAIITLNDNKLRKTAEEGSKKAKQILRLVEEPSRFLATIQVGVTISGMLASAVAADTFTGYIVYALRNVDISPSLVKGVSLVVITCALSYFTLVLGELVPKRIAMNNAEKISFSVIGPLAVLYVVVRPFVALLSRSTNAILKLVGIDPNQKPEAVTEEEIRMMIDVGNENGNIEESNKDMINNIFEFDDRTVIETMTHRTEMTAVDIEDSLEEIVEVATSTGYSRIPVYEEDPDSILGILYVKDLLTLVMQKDVDSFDIRAHLREPLYVLESTNCKQLLKEFQERKVQMAIVIDEYGGTSGLVTMEDLLESIVGNIQDEYDDEDEEIAAVNENCYLVDGLTTVEDVGKYFNIRFADDEDFETIGGYVLNQLGYIPSEEEHPSVQIGDIVFTVSEMDERRISKLHVERVLPASSLAETDE from the coding sequence ATGGAACCTGACGGTAGTATATGGGGGTATATTCTTTTATTGGCTGTTCTCATTCTGTGCAACGCATTTTTTGCCATGAGTGAAATCGCCATTATTACCCTCAATGACAACAAACTGCGCAAGACAGCGGAGGAAGGCAGCAAAAAAGCCAAGCAAATCCTCAGACTTGTAGAAGAACCTTCCCGCTTTTTAGCCACAATTCAAGTAGGTGTTACCATTTCGGGTATGCTTGCTTCTGCGGTGGCAGCCGATACCTTCACCGGCTATATCGTATATGCACTGCGCAATGTGGACATATCCCCTTCTTTGGTGAAGGGTGTTTCATTGGTTGTCATAACCTGTGCACTGTCTTATTTTACTCTGGTTTTAGGCGAGCTCGTTCCCAAACGAATTGCAATGAACAACGCCGAAAAAATATCCTTCAGCGTAATTGGACCTTTGGCCGTTTTATATGTCGTTGTCCGTCCTTTTGTGGCATTGCTTTCCCGTTCCACCAACGCCATTCTAAAACTGGTTGGCATTGATCCCAATCAAAAGCCCGAAGCGGTTACCGAAGAAGAGATCCGCATGATGATTGATGTGGGTAACGAAAACGGCAACATTGAAGAAAGCAACAAAGATATGATCAACAATATCTTTGAATTCGATGACCGTACCGTAATCGAAACCATGACCCACCGCACCGAAATGACCGCTGTGGATATAGAGGATTCCCTCGAGGAAATTGTAGAGGTCGCCACCTCCACCGGTTATTCCCGTATTCCTGTCTATGAGGAAGACCCCGATTCCATTTTGGGTATTCTGTATGTCAAGGATTTGCTGACACTGGTTATGCAGAAGGATGTCGATTCCTTTGATATCAGAGCACACCTGAGAGAGCCCCTGTATGTGCTGGAATCCACCAACTGCAAGCAGCTTCTCAAGGAGTTTCAAGAACGCAAGGTGCAGATGGCCATTGTGATTGATGAATACGGCGGAACCTCCGGCCTCGTTACAATGGAGGATTTGCTGGAATCCATTGTGGGCAACATTCAGGATGAATACGACGATGAAGACGAAGAAATTGCCGCTGTAAACGAAAACTGCTATCTGGTGGATGGCTTGACTACTGTAGAGGATGTGGGCAAATACTTCAATATACGCTTTGCGGATGATGAAGATTTTGAAACCATAGGCGGCTATGTGCTGAATCAGCTGGGATATATCCCTTCCGAAGAGGAGCACCCCAGTGTTCAGATTGGCGATATTGTTTTTACCGTTTCTGAAATGGATGAGCGCCGCATTTCTAAGCTTCATGTGGAGCGGGTTTTGCCGGCCTCCAGTTTAGCGGAAACAGACGAATAG
- the metK gene encoding methionine adenosyltransferase: MAKLLFTSESVTEGHPDKICDQISDAVLDAILAQDPVARVACETTCTTGMVMIMGEISTQCYVDIPKIARRVIRDIGYDSAEYGFNGDSCAIITSIDEQSGDIALGVDKALEAKETDSQAEENGAGDQGMMFGYACDETPEYMPMAIALAHKLAKQMAKVRKDGTLPYLRPDGKSQVTVEYEDDKPVRVDTIVLSNQHSEDVSSEQIRRDLIKYVVKPIVPEELLQDTKYFINPTGRFVIGGPQGDSGLTGRKIIVDTYGGYGRHGGGCFSGKDPTKVDRSAAYAARHVAKNIVAAGLASKCEVQIAYAIGVARPVSINVNTFGTGRISDDALAQAVEQLFDLKPAGIVKRLGLRQPIYQALAAYGHMGREDLNVAWEKLDYVDKLRALCV, encoded by the coding sequence ATGGCAAAGCTTCTTTTTACGTCTGAATCAGTAACAGAGGGACATCCTGATAAAATCTGCGATCAGATTTCCGATGCGGTTCTGGATGCAATTCTGGCACAGGATCCCGTGGCCAGGGTGGCCTGCGAGACTACCTGCACCACCGGTATGGTTATGATTATGGGGGAGATATCCACCCAGTGCTATGTAGACATTCCCAAGATCGCCCGCAGGGTTATCCGGGATATTGGCTATGATTCTGCTGAATATGGCTTCAACGGCGATAGCTGTGCAATCATTACCAGCATCGATGAGCAGTCGGGGGATATTGCTTTGGGCGTGGATAAGGCGCTGGAAGCAAAGGAGACCGATTCTCAGGCAGAGGAAAATGGCGCAGGGGATCAGGGCATGATGTTTGGGTATGCCTGCGATGAAACCCCCGAATATATGCCTATGGCGATTGCGCTGGCCCATAAGCTGGCTAAGCAGATGGCTAAGGTGCGCAAGGACGGCACATTGCCTTATCTGCGTCCCGATGGCAAATCACAGGTAACAGTGGAATATGAGGACGACAAGCCGGTGCGGGTGGATACCATTGTGCTTTCCAACCAGCATTCTGAGGATGTTTCCAGTGAGCAGATCCGCAGAGATTTGATCAAATATGTGGTCAAGCCCATTGTACCGGAAGAACTGCTGCAAGATACCAAATATTTCATTAACCCCACCGGGCGCTTTGTCATTGGAGGCCCTCAGGGTGACAGCGGCTTGACCGGCCGCAAGATCATCGTGGATACTTATGGTGGTTATGGCCGTCATGGTGGCGGCTGCTTCTCCGGCAAGGACCCCACCAAGGTGGATCGCTCTGCCGCTTATGCTGCCCGCCACGTAGCTAAGAACATCGTGGCCGCCGGGCTGGCCTCCAAGTGTGAGGTTCAGATTGCCTATGCCATTGGCGTGGCCCGCCCTGTTTCTATCAATGTCAACACCTTTGGCACCGGCCGCATTTCGGATGATGCACTGGCTCAGGCTGTGGAGCAGCTCTTTGATCTCAAGCCCGCCGGAATTGTAAAACGGCTTGGCCTGCGCCAGCCTATTTATCAGGCTTTGGCAGCTTATGGCCATATGGGCCGTGAAGACTTGAATGTGGCTTGGGAAAAGCTGGATTATGTGGATAAGCTCCGGGCGCTGTGCGTGTAG
- a CDS encoding ECF transporter S component, translated as MTKDFSNSVYHGGKSIFSVRQLVAQGMLAAIGVVLVTLVEIPIFPTAAYLKYDPADIPILIGSLLFGPVSGVLLTIVVSFLQSFAIHGSSGVVGFIMHVTATSAMAFAVGLLSRKNPTGIRLGAVLACGCVIMTVVMVGMNLLVTPIFFGLTREKVAETLVPVVIPFNLLKSGINSLVAFGIYRAMGGFLRKISE; from the coding sequence GTGACAAAGGATTTTTCAAACAGTGTTTACCATGGGGGAAAATCGATTTTCAGTGTTCGGCAGCTGGTGGCTCAAGGAATGCTGGCCGCCATCGGTGTGGTGCTGGTAACTTTGGTGGAGATTCCGATTTTCCCAACGGCCGCTTATCTGAAATACGATCCGGCCGATATTCCCATCCTGATTGGCAGCTTGCTGTTTGGGCCGGTGAGCGGGGTTCTGCTTACCATTGTGGTCAGCTTTTTGCAGAGCTTTGCCATTCATGGCTCCAGCGGTGTTGTGGGCTTTATCATGCATGTAACGGCCACCAGCGCCATGGCCTTTGCTGTGGGGCTGCTTTCCCGCAAAAATCCCACCGGCATTCGGCTCGGGGCAGTGCTGGCCTGTGGCTGTGTGATTATGACAGTGGTGATGGTGGGGATGAATCTTCTGGTAACCCCTATCTTTTTTGGCCTGACCCGGGAAAAGGTGGCGGAAACCCTGGTGCCGGTTGTGATCCCTTTTAACCTGCTTAAATCAGGCATTAATTCATTGGTGGCCTTTGGGATATACAGAGCCATGGGTGGTTTTTTAAGAAAAATATCCGAATAA
- a CDS encoding GNAT family N-acetyltransferase, which yields MHQNIDLKPLRDHPLFLEKAALWFSEKWGIDEQIYCESIEKCIQNKTGIPQWYVVLNAEREIIAGAGIIENDFHDRKDLSPNLCALFVEGRYRGQGVAKYLLDFAREDCGKLQIEKLYLVTDHTSFYEKCGWSFLAMVKGEDDTVQRMYTALTF from the coding sequence ATGCATCAAAATATTGACTTAAAGCCTTTAAGAGATCATCCTCTGTTTTTGGAAAAGGCAGCACTTTGGTTTAGTGAAAAATGGGGAATTGATGAGCAGATATACTGTGAAAGCATTGAGAAATGCATTCAAAACAAAACGGGAATACCACAGTGGTATGTTGTTTTAAATGCAGAGCGGGAAATTATTGCCGGGGCGGGAATAATAGAAAATGATTTTCATGATCGCAAGGATTTAAGCCCCAATTTATGTGCCCTATTTGTGGAGGGGCGTTATCGTGGCCAAGGCGTTGCAAAATACCTTTTGGATTTTGCCAGAGAGGATTGCGGCAAGCTTCAAATTGAAAAGCTCTATTTAGTTACGGATCACACTTCTTTTTACGAGAAATGCGGATGGAGTTTTTTAGCGATGGTTAAGGGTGAAGATGATACAGTGCAGAGAATGTATACCGCCCTCACTTTTTAG
- a CDS encoding TIGR00282 family metallophosphoesterase, with protein MILLRILAMGDVVGQAGCEFVRDRLPAFRKKENIQMVVANGENSAEGNGILPSSAKHLFDSGVDVITTGNHVYKRREIYETLEREDGVIRPANYHPSAPGKGMYIFDGLRFKLCVINLQGTVYMESYESPFDCVDRLLEQVDTPNILVDFHAEATAEKLCMAYYLDGRVSAVVGTHTHVPTADEQILPGGTGYISDLGMCGGRYSVLGVKASCAMEKMRTRLPVKFENEKENIELCGVLLDIDEATGKTKTIRRIKLQ; from the coding sequence GTGATTCTATTGCGTATACTGGCTATGGGTGATGTGGTGGGACAGGCAGGCTGTGAATTCGTGCGTGACCGGCTGCCCGCTTTCCGAAAAAAAGAGAACATACAGATGGTGGTGGCCAACGGAGAAAATTCCGCTGAGGGTAACGGCATTTTGCCTTCCAGCGCCAAGCATCTTTTTGACAGCGGCGTGGATGTGATTACCACCGGCAACCATGTTTATAAGCGCCGAGAGATATATGAGACATTGGAGCGGGAGGATGGGGTTATCCGCCCGGCCAACTATCACCCCAGTGCTCCGGGTAAGGGCATGTACATTTTTGATGGCCTGCGGTTTAAGCTGTGTGTGATCAATTTGCAGGGCACTGTTTATATGGAAAGCTACGAAAGCCCTTTTGACTGCGTGGATCGCTTGCTGGAACAGGTGGATACCCCCAATATACTGGTGGATTTTCACGCAGAGGCAACCGCTGAGAAGCTTTGCATGGCTTATTATCTGGATGGCCGGGTTTCCGCTGTTGTGGGCACCCATACCCATGTACCCACCGCCGACGAGCAGATTCTCCCCGGCGGTACCGGATACATCAGCGATTTGGGAATGTGCGGCGGGCGTTATTCGGTGCTGGGGGTTAAGGCCTCCTGTGCCATGGAAAAAATGCGTACCCGCTTACCGGTAAAATTCGAAAATGAGAAGGAAAACATAGAGCTTTGCGGGGTTCTGCTTGATATCGATGAGGCAACGGGCAAAACAAAGACGATTCGCCGCATTAAGCTGCAATAG